A genomic region of Dactylococcopsis salina PCC 8305 contains the following coding sequences:
- a CDS encoding DUF2997 domain-containing protein, whose product MSMETLEFIIHPDGRVEEKVTGIIGNSCQEVTATIEAQLGRVVSTEQTSEYFAQNTIDSTTNQTQAAKNSW is encoded by the coding sequence ATGAGCATGGAAACCCTAGAATTTATTATCCATCCCGACGGACGAGTCGAGGAAAAAGTTACAGGGATCATTGGCAACTCCTGTCAGGAAGTCACAGCAACGATCGAAGCGCAATTAGGGCGAGTCGTTTCCACTGAGCAAACTTCCGAATACTTTGCCCAAAATACCATTGATTCCACCACCAACCAGACACAAGCTGCAAAAAATTCTTGGTAA
- the bioU gene encoding (S)-8-amino-7-oxononanoate synthase BioU codes for MKIGILGFGGLGQAAAHLLQPKQEMQWVAVADQNGYAYQPEGLEIKPCLQAYKTGSVGYLETGGTLSETSIRDLIAQYPVDGYFLALPNLPNTFMASVVKEFIDAGWQGVLVDALKRTSAMEEILGMREALETAGITYLTGCGATPGLLTAAASIAAQSYAEIHEVKITFGVGIANWEAYRATIREDIAHLPGYTVEQAKAMSDQEVAALLDETDGLLKLENMEHADDLMLELAGICERDRVSVGGVVDTRNAEKPLSTNVQVTGRTFEGKISTHTFTLGNETSMAANVCGTAFGYLKAGSEFHQRGWYSVMTAAEVMPKFVR; via the coding sequence ATGAAAATTGGTATCTTAGGGTTTGGTGGTTTAGGACAAGCCGCAGCACACCTGTTACAACCAAAACAAGAAATGCAGTGGGTTGCAGTTGCCGATCAAAACGGTTATGCTTATCAACCCGAAGGATTAGAAATTAAACCCTGTTTACAAGCCTATAAAACGGGATCAGTGGGATATCTGGAAACAGGAGGCACACTTTCCGAAACCAGTATCCGTGATTTAATTGCACAGTATCCCGTAGATGGCTACTTTCTCGCGCTTCCTAATTTACCGAATACGTTTATGGCTTCGGTGGTAAAAGAATTTATTGATGCGGGTTGGCAAGGGGTTTTAGTGGATGCCTTGAAGCGCACCAGTGCGATGGAAGAAATACTAGGAATGAGAGAGGCACTAGAAACCGCAGGAATTACTTATTTAACGGGTTGTGGGGCAACCCCTGGCTTGTTAACCGCCGCCGCTTCAATTGCTGCCCAGAGTTATGCTGAAATCCATGAAGTAAAAATTACCTTTGGTGTCGGAATTGCCAACTGGGAAGCGTACCGTGCAACAATCCGAGAAGATATCGCTCATTTGCCAGGTTATACAGTGGAACAAGCCAAAGCCATGAGTGATCAGGAAGTAGCGGCGTTGTTAGATGAAACCGATGGACTCTTGAAACTGGAAAACATGGAACACGCCGATGATCTGATGTTGGAATTAGCAGGAATTTGTGAGCGCGATCGGGTTTCTGTGGGCGGCGTTGTCGATACTCGTAACGCGGAAAAACCCTTAAGTACCAACGTCCAAGTTACTGGACGCACCTTTGAGGGAAAAATCTCCACTCATACCTTTACCCTCGGTAACGAGACTAGCATGGCAGCGAATGTTTGTGGCACAGCCTTCGGTTATCTGAAAGCTGGAAGCGAGTTTCACCAACGCGGTTGGTATAGCGTAATGACAGCAGCGGAAGTAATGCCGAAATTTGTGCGTTAA